A genome region from Glutamicibacter arilaitensis Re117 includes the following:
- a CDS encoding amino acid ABC transporter ATP-binding/permease protein has translation MPTQKISTLKTVNWLIGSTKDLLPPLLLACILACATRIASLGIYLVAGIGLLKVLQVDQAELLAGLSWGVLVALIIFLGLLKGVVRYLEQYIGHRVAFLSLARLRNRMYEAFERQAPFAADSKNSGGMLAKATSDIDKVEVFFAHTLPPAVAAVVLSGLATWGTWAVFGIQPAVVMLAGYVLIGLVIPALGVGTLRRSARDAAKARGTQNQMLADVLGGIDVIHGFNAGKPVIEDMQHSLQHARSAGLATGKLSAIRAALTQLVLWGSLIALFVLLGTAQQFGALIILCCALIPSYEAMRAVDGFILGLQDSLASARRLYATAIQKHPVSESANPLPLPTSGTLRVADLEVNYGNQLVVQDVCFELEPGSLLALVGESGSGKSSVAAALVRSVPASGTATFWQVPLVDASLEELRRRISLVSQEAVMVRGTLRENLLLGAEGISDEAMEEVLEELGLGAWLRKQKQGLQTRLGDRFTRLSGGQRQRLALARALLRNPAVLILDESTSALDARSEQLVLQAVAARRREGMAVLMISHRLSILEQAQEILVMHEGKVVERGAAQALLRDEDSLFSRMAVREADRILPG, from the coding sequence ATGCCAACGCAGAAAATTTCCACCCTTAAAACGGTCAACTGGCTGATCGGCAGCACCAAGGATCTGCTCCCGCCTCTCTTGCTGGCCTGCATCTTGGCCTGCGCCACCCGCATCGCATCCTTGGGGATCTATCTGGTTGCCGGCATAGGACTTCTCAAGGTCTTGCAGGTGGACCAGGCAGAACTGCTAGCCGGCCTTAGCTGGGGTGTGCTGGTGGCCCTGATTATCTTCCTTGGACTGCTCAAGGGAGTAGTGCGCTACTTGGAGCAATATATCGGACATCGGGTGGCGTTCCTTTCCCTGGCACGGTTGCGCAACCGCATGTATGAGGCTTTCGAACGCCAAGCGCCCTTTGCCGCCGACAGCAAGAACTCCGGCGGAATGCTTGCCAAGGCAACCAGCGACATTGACAAGGTGGAGGTGTTCTTCGCACACACCCTGCCACCGGCTGTGGCCGCGGTAGTGCTCAGCGGCCTGGCAACCTGGGGCACATGGGCCGTATTCGGGATTCAACCGGCAGTGGTGATGCTCGCCGGCTATGTGCTCATTGGCTTGGTCATTCCCGCCTTGGGCGTTGGCACGCTGCGCCGCAGCGCAAGGGACGCAGCCAAGGCGCGGGGAACCCAGAATCAGATGCTCGCCGATGTCTTGGGCGGCATCGACGTGATCCACGGATTCAATGCCGGCAAACCAGTCATCGAAGACATGCAGCACAGCCTGCAGCACGCCAGGAGTGCCGGACTGGCCACCGGAAAGCTCAGCGCCATCCGGGCCGCACTGACGCAGCTGGTGCTCTGGGGCAGCTTGATTGCGCTCTTTGTCCTGCTTGGAACCGCGCAGCAGTTCGGTGCCTTGATCATTCTTTGCTGCGCATTGATCCCCTCCTATGAAGCGATGCGCGCGGTGGATGGCTTCATCCTCGGGTTGCAAGATTCATTGGCCAGCGCTCGCCGACTATATGCCACCGCGATCCAAAAGCACCCGGTGAGCGAATCGGCCAACCCGCTCCCGCTGCCAACCAGCGGAACCCTGCGCGTGGCTGACCTTGAGGTCAACTATGGAAACCAGCTGGTGGTCCAAGACGTCTGCTTTGAACTAGAACCAGGATCCTTGCTGGCCTTGGTGGGCGAAAGCGGATCCGGCAAGTCATCGGTTGCCGCGGCGTTGGTGCGCTCGGTCCCAGCCTCTGGCACCGCAACCTTCTGGCAGGTTCCGCTGGTCGATGCGAGCCTGGAAGAACTGCGCCGCCGAATATCCCTGGTATCCCAAGAAGCAGTAATGGTCCGCGGCACGCTGCGCGAGAACCTCCTGTTAGGCGCCGAAGGCATCAGCGATGAAGCGATGGAAGAAGTCCTGGAAGAACTGGGACTCGGAGCGTGGCTGCGCAAGCAGAAGCAAGGTCTGCAGACCCGCTTGGGAGATCGATTCACCAGGCTTTCAGGAGGTCAGCGCCAACGTCTGGCCCTAGCCCGAGCCCTGCTGCGCAACCCCGCGGTATTGATCCTTGATGAATCCACCAGTGCCCTGGATGCGCGCAGCGAACAGCTGGTCCTTCAAGCAGTGGCTGCCCGACGCAGGGAAGGGATGGCGGTGCTGATGATCAGCCACCGGCTGTCGATCCTTGAACAGGCGCAGGAAATCCTGGTGATGCACGAAGGAAAGGTCGTTGAACGCGGAGCGGCGCAAGCGTTGCTGCGCGATGAGGATTCCTTGTTCTCACGCATGGCCGTGCGTGAAGCGGACCGGATTCTCCCAGGCTAA
- a CDS encoding FMN-binding glutamate synthase family protein — translation MMRIVVLLFLAVLFSGFVVTSILAGTSGEWVWWILVVLTGLLVLLGIRDLLQKKHAILRNFPIVGHARYLFEFIRPEIQQYFIERNTDGRPFNRDTRSLIYARAKGADSHKAFGTELNVNEVGHEYLLHSVAPVAPATTQHRVRVGSSQCTQPYEISLMNISSMSFGSLSANAVLAMNKGAQMGEFVHETGEGGLTKYHLEYGADLFWEIGSGYFGCRTAEGRFNPETFAAKAKHENVKGITIKLSQGAKPGLGGVLPAAKVTEEISAARDVPMGVDCISPASHAEFSTPRELMHFVAKLRELSGGKPVGIKFCVGSRTDVMAICKGMLDTGILIDFITIDGAEGGTGAAPLEYEDHVGAPLTEGLMLVHNTLVGAGLRDEIRLAAAGKVANGSDIIKRLIQGADFTFSARSMMMATGCIQAQQCHTNHCPVGVATQNKRLMRALDVEDKGHRVYNYHRLTGSSGLRV, via the coding sequence ATGATGCGAATAGTGGTTCTTCTGTTCCTGGCCGTCCTATTCAGTGGCTTCGTGGTGACCTCGATCCTTGCCGGCACCTCCGGTGAATGGGTGTGGTGGATCCTGGTCGTACTCACCGGTTTGCTGGTGCTGCTGGGCATTCGCGATCTGTTGCAGAAGAAGCACGCGATCCTGCGCAACTTCCCGATTGTCGGCCATGCCCGCTATCTGTTCGAATTCATCCGTCCTGAGATCCAGCAGTATTTCATTGAACGCAATACCGATGGCCGTCCGTTCAATCGCGACACCCGCTCGCTGATTTATGCACGCGCTAAGGGCGCCGATAGCCACAAGGCTTTCGGTACCGAGCTGAACGTCAACGAAGTCGGCCATGAGTATCTCTTGCATTCGGTAGCTCCGGTTGCCCCGGCCACGACCCAGCACCGTGTCCGTGTCGGTTCCAGCCAGTGCACCCAGCCCTATGAGATTTCACTGATGAACATCTCCTCGATGAGTTTCGGTTCGCTCTCTGCCAACGCCGTTCTTGCGATGAACAAGGGCGCGCAGATGGGCGAGTTCGTCCATGAGACTGGAGAGGGCGGGCTGACCAAGTACCACTTGGAATACGGTGCAGACCTGTTCTGGGAAATCGGCTCAGGCTACTTCGGTTGCCGTACCGCGGAAGGCCGCTTCAACCCTGAAACCTTCGCCGCCAAGGCGAAACATGAGAACGTCAAAGGCATCACCATCAAGCTCTCCCAGGGTGCCAAGCCAGGTTTGGGCGGCGTGCTTCCAGCCGCCAAGGTCACCGAGGAAATTTCCGCGGCCCGCGATGTGCCAATGGGCGTGGATTGCATTTCCCCAGCCAGCCACGCCGAATTCTCCACCCCGCGCGAATTGATGCATTTCGTCGCGAAGCTTCGCGAGCTCTCCGGTGGAAAGCCGGTGGGCATCAAATTCTGTGTCGGTTCACGCACCGACGTCATGGCCATTTGCAAGGGCATGCTGGATACCGGCATCCTGATCGACTTCATCACCATCGATGGCGCTGAAGGCGGAACTGGGGCCGCCCCGCTGGAATACGAGGACCATGTCGGTGCCCCGCTGACCGAGGGGCTGATGCTGGTGCACAACACCCTGGTTGGTGCTGGGCTGCGCGATGAGATTCGCCTCGCCGCTGCAGGCAAGGTAGCCAATGGATCTGACATCATCAAACGTCTGATCCAGGGTGCGGACTTCACCTTCTCGGCACGTTCGATGATGATGGCCACCGGCTGCATTCAGGCCCAGCAGTGCCATACTAACCACTGCCCAGTGGGCGTGGCCACGCAGAA